The sequence GTACGCTTGAAAAGTgtggccaaaaaaaaaaaaaaaaaaaaaacccaaaaccctaaaacccCTGAAANNNNNNNNNNNNNNNNNNNNNNNNNNNNNNNNNNNNNNNNNNNNNNNNNNNNNNNNNNNNNNNNNNNNNNNNNNNNNNNNNNNNNNNNNNTTCATTAAAAgaagttaaaaattaatatttaatataaaaataaataacttttaaatatttaatatttatgttAGATAAGTTTTTGATAAATTCAACGCCAAATTAAAAGACCTAACGAATGAATATGCCAAATTACAATATCACCGCAACTAAGATCCAGTAACGAACTACATATTGGAGAAGTAGCACATAATACTCATCAACATGTGTTATAATAAAAATTCCTCAATATATATTGTTGTATTTCGTTGGTGAAAGATTACATGTTACAAATTTCAACGATAATACAGCATAAAGAATTAgcagccatatatatatatggctaccATGtgcacctcctcctcctcctccacaaGCAGCACTAGTATTTATGAATTAAACAAGGAACTTGTTTTGGTTATTAACCCAGGCATTAAGGACTACCAAGGTTTTACTGACATGTTGACGAACATCATCAACAGCCTCCTTGGGAATAGGGTTGGTGACTTCCAATTCAGCGAAAGTATCATCGCAGGTTCTGCTGTAACTATTAACATTGCCGAACCTGTGGTAAGCATCAACCACGTTGTACTGCTTCACGAGCTCAATAGATTCATTGATGGTATCTACTGCGGAGTCATAGCACTCCTTGCAGACGTCCAGACCACCCACTGGCTTCTTTTGGCTCTTCAGTAATTTGGCGATCTCGGCCACAACCTCCAAGGTGCGGTTCAGAGTGGCGCTCATCTGAGTGTCAAGGACCTTGAGTGGATCCAATTGGCCCTTCACCAATGGTACAATGGTTTCGGCACACAACCCAGGGTTCTCCACGCCATTGCAGAAATTATCGACCTGGGCCTTGATTTTCGTATCATCACCTTTAGCGTCTAGCTTGAGGTTCAAGTTCAAGCCGCTGAAGAGGCCGTTAACTGGATTGGTGGTTTCAAATGTGACCGTGACCGGGACGGGGGCCGGGGCGGGGGCTGGATTAGTGAACCAGATTGACTTCCCCGTGTATCGATAGGCATGGCCTGAAAGGAGGAGAGAGGAGAGTGTCACAATGAGGAGAAGGCTATTGTTATAAGCCattgtcttctttttcttttggaaaatatattatttaatttattcaaaAGAAATAGGAGGCAGGGCAAAAGATTTGCCTTAATTGAAAAAGGGAACTGGAGTGGGATTTTATAGTTTCACTTCGTTGCATCTATATGCCCAAAATAGGTATGGGATAACCGTTATCCAGTTTTGTTGCAGTGATTATTGGTCGGCATTGGCTGTGGCTTTCCGTTCAAATTGGACGGTGCACAATAAGGAAAAAGGCCTGTGGCCACGTTTTTTCTTGTCACGCTAAAAGTGGTCAATAGCGACGCTTTTGTGAGGATGACGATTGAATAGAGATTTGATCACGTTTTTTCTCGTCACGCTTTCTTCAAAAGCATGGCGAAaagggtcaatggccacgcttttgtgaaGGTGACAATTGATTAGAGATACGGTGACgttttttttctgc is a genomic window of Arachis ipaensis cultivar K30076 chromosome B06, Araip1.1, whole genome shotgun sequence containing:
- the LOC107646602 gene encoding uncharacterized protein LOC107646602 isoform X1 — translated: MAYNNSLLLIVTLSSLLLSGHAYRYTGKSIWFTNPAPAPAPVPVTVTFETTNPVNGLFSGLNLNLKLDAKGDDTKIKAQVDNFCNGVENPGLCAETIVPLVKGQLDPLKVLDTQMSATLNRTLEVVAEIAKLLKSQKKPVGGLDVCKECYDSAVDTINESIELVKQYNVVDAYHRFGNVNSYSRTCDDTFAESPGAINPICKEALNAASQFISKSLVIFDASINNQNNFLF